The Bifidobacterium bifidum ATCC 29521 = JCM 1255 = DSM 20456 region CAACGATGGTGCCGTTGGTCACCATCTCCATGGCCTCCTGTTGCGTGTACAGGCGTACCGCGGAACGTGGCGTCTCCGGGCCGATCGCGGAACGGTCCACCTCCTTGAGTCCTGTCGCCAGATACAGCGCGGTGTACTGCGAGGAGAAGCTGGGCGTGTTGATGAAGCGCGTGAACTGGGTGAGCTTCGAAGCCTCGTAGCCGACCTCCTCGCGCAGCTTGCGGCTTGCAACGTCCAGATACTGCTCGCTTGGCGCGTTGGCATGGCCTGCCGGAATCTCCAACGTCCAGCGATGGGTCGGGATGCGGTACTGCTCGACGAACGGAATCTTCCCGTCAGCGGTCACCGCAAGGACGCCGACGGTGTCCCCGTTGTTCTCATGCAGGATGAACCGTTCGAACTGGCCGACCTGCGCCGAACTGAACGCGACCCTGTCCACGTTGAAATAATGGGTCTCGACGATTTGCTTGCGGGAC contains the following coding sequences:
- a CDS encoding NUDIX domain-containing protein; translated protein: MDSDTYRPFDPWRPTPVKEESRKQIVETHYFNVDRVAFSSAQVGQFERFILHENNGDTVGVLAVTADGKIPFVEQYRIPTHRWTLEIPAGHANAPSEQYLDVASRKLREEVGYEASKLTQFTRFINTPSFSSQYTALYLATGLKEVDRSAIGPETPRSAVRLYTQQEAMEMVTNGTIVDAKTIIAILRLHEGLLEHIGM